In Actinomycetota bacterium, one genomic interval encodes:
- a CDS encoding sugar phosphate isomerase/epimerase translates to MIRLGMHTDNWRSISGSFADAVESAVKYNLDHIEFGVIDGQYFIQAMGYEPGISLKSNPLEIRRICESNNLRISQIDGSYPIMGFDGAVFGVQYVQQSIRFASDLGCPKVDTTDSGKEFDIPREEVLQQAIRNYTECLKWAQDYKIIINVEPHGPYTGDLDFMHKLFSHFESEYLGFNMDTGNTFIQGNDPLEFLKSMRKYVTHVHIKDVSKELAAALRGEETGIACSEVGIGEGVNADNIRKCLEYLKETDWDGDISIECSGLDDKIASSVKFLREII, encoded by the coding sequence ATGATTAGGCTAGGGATGCACACTGACAACTGGCGCAGCATTAGTGGAAGTTTTGCTGATGCGGTGGAATCGGCGGTCAAATACAATCTCGACCACATTGAATTCGGGGTTATCGACGGACAGTATTTCATTCAGGCCATGGGGTATGAACCAGGCATTTCATTAAAATCAAATCCTTTGGAAATAAGAAGGATATGTGAATCCAATAACTTGAGGATTTCGCAGATAGATGGCTCATATCCTATTATGGGTTTTGACGGAGCAGTATTTGGAGTGCAGTATGTGCAGCAGTCCATAAGGTTTGCCAGTGATTTAGGCTGCCCCAAAGTAGATACTACCGATAGCGGGAAAGAGTTTGATATACCCAGGGAGGAAGTTCTGCAGCAGGCAATACGCAATTATACTGAGTGCCTTAAATGGGCCCAAGATTACAAAATAATTATAAATGTAGAGCCCCACGGCCCTTATACCGGAGACTTGGACTTTATGCATAAGCTTTTTTCCCATTTTGAGTCTGAATATTTAGGTTTCAATATGGATACCGGTAATACCTTTATTCAGGGCAATGATCCTTTGGAATTTTTAAAGTCAATGAGAAAATATGTTACCCATGTACATATAAAAGACGTCAGCAAGGAGCTGGCTGCTGCCCTTAGGGGAGAAGAGACCGGAATAGCCTGCAGCGAAGTGGGAATAGGGGAAGGTGTAAACGCGGATAATATCAGGAAATGCCTGGAATATCTTAAGGAAACTGACTGGGATGGAGATATCTCCATAGAGTGTTCAGGCCTGGATGATAAGATAGCTTCCAGTGTCAAGTTTCTAAGGGAAATTATCTAG
- a CDS encoding endonuclease VIII has translation MIEYPEAVVLARQLNETVTGKLIQKVIAAQNPHKFAWYNGLPENYPAMLEGKKIGKARSFGSWVELKAEEATMAFCEGVKLSFYPAGKKRPLKHQLLVEFEDGAALCATIQMYGGLYCFYGEDFDNKYYSQARQKPGPLSPEFDLGYFLKLATQNGADKLSAKAFLATNQRIPGLGNGVLQDILLNAKIHPKRKISTLSQDEFHHLFNCIKNTLALMVGRGGRDTGQDLFGTAGGYNTKASKKTAGKPCCQCGSPISKESYMGGSIYYCQVCQPKV, from the coding sequence ATGATAGAATATCCGGAAGCAGTAGTACTGGCCAGGCAGCTTAATGAAACAGTCACTGGTAAGTTAATCCAAAAGGTAATAGCTGCCCAAAATCCCCACAAGTTTGCCTGGTACAATGGATTGCCGGAAAATTACCCAGCTATGCTGGAAGGCAAAAAAATAGGAAAAGCCAGGTCTTTTGGCAGCTGGGTGGAGCTGAAGGCAGAAGAAGCCACCATGGCTTTCTGCGAGGGGGTTAAGCTGAGTTTTTACCCGGCAGGCAAAAAACGCCCTTTAAAGCATCAGCTGCTGGTGGAGTTTGAAGATGGGGCTGCCCTCTGTGCTACAATCCAGATGTATGGGGGCCTATATTGTTTTTATGGAGAGGATTTTGACAATAAATACTATAGCCAGGCCAGGCAGAAGCCAGGCCCTTTATCCCCGGAGTTTGACCTGGGCTATTTCTTAAAACTGGCTACCCAGAATGGCGCTGATAAGTTGAGCGCCAAAGCCTTTCTGGCTACCAACCAGAGAATCCCTGGATTGGGCAATGGAGTATTGCAGGATATATTACTTAATGCCAAAATACACCCCAAAAGGAAGATAAGTACCCTGAGCCAGGATGAATTCCACCACCTTTTTAACTGTATTAAAAATACCCTGGCTTTAATGGTGGGTAGGGGAGGCAGGGATACAGGGCAAGATTTATTTGGTACTGCTGGAGGATACAATACCAAAGCCAGCAAGAAGACGGCGGGTAAGCCCTGTTGCCAATGCGGTTCTCCAATTTCCAAGGAATCTTATATGGGGGGCAGTATATATTACTGCCAGGTCTGCCAGCCCAAAGTTTAG
- the fliQ gene encoding flagellar biosynthesis protein FliQ, whose translation MNQEFIIYISTRMLWVIAKVAGPILIVSLLVGLIIAIFQAATQIQEMTLTFIPKIVAAAIIILILGSWMGSQIIGFTMELFSSIPSIIK comes from the coding sequence TTGAACCAGGAATTTATAATATATATCTCTACCAGGATGCTCTGGGTCATAGCTAAGGTAGCAGGGCCTATTCTTATAGTCAGTTTACTGGTAGGGCTTATTATTGCTATTTTCCAGGCAGCAACCCAGATACAGGAGATGACCTTGACCTTTATTCCTAAAATTGTGGCTGCGGCCATAATTATATTAATCCTGGGTTCCTGGATGGGATCCCAGATTATAGGTTTTACGATGGAACTTTTTAGCAGTATCCCATCGATTATTAAGTGA
- a CDS encoding DUF2087 domain-containing protein: MEIDETFWNASIQDLKRGFRHNRDNYECLLCGHIIAKGIIYPHQGVLLEAKSYMRLHIKEAHTSVFDFLIGLDKKLTGLSDHQKTLLKLFYQEKTDAEIQELTGIGASSTIRNHRFNFKEKERQSKVFLTMMELLKQKDDQLDQFIGVSKTSKMVDDRYNVTLPEKQKIIEKYFPQGTGGKIKNFPPKEKIRLIIVSEIAQRFTRGTFYTEKEVNEILKPVHDDYVLIRRYLIEYGFLERKADGSRYWLK; this comes from the coding sequence ATGGAAATAGACGAAACATTTTGGAATGCATCGATTCAAGATCTAAAAAGGGGCTTCCGCCACAATAGGGACAATTATGAGTGCCTGCTCTGCGGCCATATCATAGCCAAAGGAATAATATATCCCCACCAGGGGGTTTTATTGGAAGCTAAAAGCTATATGCGCCTGCATATAAAAGAAGCCCATACTTCAGTGTTTGATTTCTTGATAGGGTTGGATAAAAAACTAACCGGTTTATCCGACCATCAAAAAACCTTGCTTAAACTGTTCTACCAGGAAAAAACTGATGCTGAAATTCAAGAATTAACCGGTATAGGCGCCAGCTCTACCATCAGGAACCACCGTTTTAATTTTAAGGAAAAAGAACGGCAATCCAAAGTATTTTTAACCATGATGGAATTGCTTAAACAAAAAGACGACCAGCTGGACCAGTTCATAGGGGTAAGTAAAACCTCAAAAATGGTGGATGACCGTTATAATGTTACTTTACCTGAAAAACAGAAGATAATAGAAAAATATTTTCCCCAGGGGACAGGCGGCAAAATTAAGAATTTCCCTCCCAAGGAGAAAATAAGGTTAATTATTGTTTCTGAAATTGCCCAAAGATTTACCAGGGGCACTTTTTACACCGAAAAAGAAGTAAATGAAATCCTAAAGCCAGTCCATGATGATTATGTGCTAATCAGAAGGTACCTGATAGAATACGGTTTTCTGGAAAGAAAAGCGGATGGCAGCCGTTATTGGTTAAAATAA
- the fliP gene encoding flagellar type III secretion system pore protein FliP (The bacterial flagellar biogenesis protein FliP forms a type III secretion system (T3SS)-type pore required for flagellar assembly.): MLDILNQTATGAGQNWLQILVLLTVLALIPTILIMTTSFTRIVIIFSFIRNAMGTQQMPPNQVIIGIALFLTIFIMSPTFSQINQEAIQPYLDQQISQQEAFEKAEQPMRQFMLKQTREKDLSLFVNLSKQEKPKNPDEVPLNVLIPAFIISELRIAFQIGFLIYIPFLMIDFIVASVLMSMGMMMVPPVMISLPFKVLLFVMVDGWYLITSSVVKTFG; encoded by the coding sequence ATGTTAGATATTTTAAACCAGACCGCTACCGGTGCCGGCCAGAACTGGCTGCAGATTTTAGTGCTGCTAACTGTTTTAGCCCTAATACCTACCATACTGATAATGACCACTTCCTTTACCCGTATCGTGATCATCTTTTCCTTCATCAGGAATGCTATGGGCACTCAACAGATGCCGCCCAATCAGGTAATAATTGGAATTGCCTTGTTTCTGACTATTTTTATTATGTCCCCTACTTTTTCCCAGATCAACCAAGAAGCAATACAGCCGTATCTAGACCAGCAAATATCCCAGCAGGAAGCTTTTGAAAAAGCTGAGCAGCCCATGCGCCAGTTTATGCTAAAGCAAACCAGGGAAAAAGATCTTAGTTTATTTGTTAACCTGTCCAAACAGGAGAAACCAAAGAATCCGGATGAAGTTCCTTTAAATGTGTTGATTCCTGCTTTTATTATTAGCGAGCTCAGGATTGCATTCCAAATTGGTTTTCTCATATATATACCTTTCCTTATGATCGACTTTATAGTGGCTTCAGTACTTATGTCTATGGGAATGATGATGGTTCCCCCGGTCATGATTTCATTACCTTTTAAGGTGCTGCTGTTTGTGATGGTGGACGGCTGGTACCTTATTACCAGTTCAGTGGTAAAAACATTTGGTTAG
- the flhB gene encoding flagellar biosynthesis protein FlhB: MDQENRTEKASEKKRRDERRKGNVAKSTELNSSLILLAAFLLFSFLSVGMLNQIVNFMVQAFTFFPAGNINMAYLDDMFRQAGMVYVKTAGPFLLCSAVVGLAVSILQVRFVFSFEYFKQAGMRLNPISGFKRFFMPEAWIALLKNLLKAAIIGFVLYKLLQVNFSEIMLFTGRDAAYVANKAINFMYQLGSRVALIMLIIAVFDYLWQKFRYEKKIMMTKYEVKMEHKQQEGDPLFKSRRRSKHMQMARLRMMKDVPGADVVVTNPTMYAVALKYKTEFNAPQVVAKGIRLIAKRIKDIAHSHQVPVVENVMVAQTVYKNCEVGQEIPPDLYKAVAEILAYVYKMNDNYSQVGLM, from the coding sequence ATGGACCAAGAAAACAGAACCGAAAAAGCATCTGAAAAAAAGAGGAGAGATGAAAGGAGAAAGGGCAATGTTGCCAAATCTACGGAATTAAACTCCTCCCTTATACTTTTGGCCGCATTTTTGCTGTTTAGTTTTTTATCAGTGGGAATGCTAAACCAGATAGTTAATTTTATGGTCCAGGCATTTACTTTTTTCCCTGCAGGAAATATCAATATGGCTTACCTTGATGATATGTTTAGGCAGGCAGGCATGGTTTATGTTAAGACAGCCGGGCCTTTTCTTCTTTGTTCAGCGGTAGTGGGGCTGGCGGTAAGCATACTGCAGGTAAGGTTTGTTTTTTCTTTTGAATACTTTAAGCAGGCAGGTATGAGGCTTAATCCCATTAGCGGCTTTAAGAGATTCTTTATGCCCGAAGCCTGGATAGCTCTTTTAAAAAACTTGCTTAAGGCAGCTATTATCGGTTTTGTTTTATATAAGCTGCTGCAGGTAAATTTTAGCGAGATAATGCTGTTTACAGGAAGAGATGCCGCGTATGTGGCCAACAAAGCAATTAATTTTATGTACCAGCTGGGAAGCAGGGTAGCCTTAATTATGCTCATAATAGCTGTTTTTGATTACCTGTGGCAGAAGTTCAGGTATGAGAAAAAAATTATGATGACCAAGTATGAAGTTAAAATGGAACATAAGCAGCAGGAAGGCGATCCATTATTTAAGTCGCGGAGAAGGTCAAAACATATGCAGATGGCCAGGCTGAGGATGATGAAGGATGTTCCAGGAGCAGATGTAGTAGTAACTAATCCTACCATGTATGCAGTAGCCCTAAAATACAAAACTGAATTTAATGCCCCCCAAGTTGTAGCCAAGGGTATACGCCTGATTGCCAAGAGAATTAAGGATATTGCCCACAGCCACCAGGTTCCGGTGGTAGAAAACGTAATGGTAGCCCAAACTGTATATAAGAATTGTGAAGTAGGCCAGGAAATACCACCGGATTTGTATAAGGCAGTGGCAGAAATTTTGGCTTATGTTTATAAGATGAATGATAATTATAGCCAGGTAGGTTTAATGTGA
- the fliR gene encoding flagellar biosynthetic protein FliR — protein MTGSFQFLNLVSANILPFIMVVTRLGTIIFTIPPFRNNNIAPSVKAMFTLAFSMLIFPVVGIELDLMDLNYLEIFMFLASEFLLGLVISFIVTIIFAAVQLAGRIVDLNSGFGFSNIVDPVTQDTVTITSQYYTVLSTTLFFVMGGHRLLIQAAADSYRLISLGSYIFSAEAFQVLARSFGDIFIIGFKISAPIMAALFLTEVALAILSRAIPQIRVFIIGFPLKISVTFLILALTLINTVPYLQGLFEDSFVNVKSFLLLFKA, from the coding sequence ATGACAGGCAGCTTTCAATTTTTAAATTTAGTATCAGCCAATATTTTGCCTTTTATAATGGTAGTAACCAGGTTAGGCACTATAATATTTACCATCCCCCCTTTCAGGAATAATAATATCGCCCCTAGTGTGAAGGCTATGTTTACCCTGGCTTTTAGTATGCTGATATTTCCTGTAGTGGGAATCGAATTAGATCTTATGGACTTAAATTATTTGGAGATTTTTATGTTCCTGGCCTCCGAATTCCTGTTGGGCCTGGTTATAAGCTTTATAGTAACTATTATCTTTGCTGCAGTACAGCTGGCAGGAAGAATTGTAGATTTAAACAGCGGTTTTGGTTTCTCCAATATAGTGGATCCAGTGACCCAGGATACGGTAACTATTACCTCACAGTACTATACCGTTCTTTCCACTACGCTGTTTTTTGTAATGGGAGGCCACCGGCTGCTTATACAGGCAGCTGCTGACAGCTATCGTTTAATATCCCTGGGCAGCTATATATTCAGTGCTGAGGCTTTTCAGGTACTAGCAAGGTCCTTTGGGGATATATTTATTATTGGTTTTAAAATATCGGCACCCATAATGGCTGCCCTTTTTTTAACCGAGGTGGCCTTAGCCATACTATCCAGGGCAATACCCCAGATAAGGGTGTTTATTATAGGGTTTCCGCTAAAGATATCAGTTACCTTTTTGATATTGGCCTTAACCCTTATCAATACCGTACCTTATCTGCAGGGTTTGTTTGAAGACAGTTTTGTAAATGTAAAAAGTTTTTTGCTATTGTTTAAAGCATAA
- a CDS encoding flagellar biosynthetic protein FliO produces the protein MLKIPQNNLLHNSKWLKMGMVGLGLLVVAVIAFSSWANRGSGIGPSAEPAAVSGGDLAIKVLVSLIIISALIYITVYGLRVIYRKKNSTGAILSKKSRIIHVLETVDLDAGHKLHVVKIGDKNLMIGVSEHQVNLIAELDAETCNCISEQDSRASDTGKQESFRSIIINHFNQIKGKKC, from the coding sequence ATGTTAAAAATACCGCAAAATAATTTATTGCATAACTCCAAGTGGCTTAAGATGGGAATGGTAGGATTGGGATTATTGGTGGTAGCAGTAATAGCTTTTTCCAGCTGGGCCAACCGTGGCAGCGGGATCGGCCCCAGCGCCGAACCAGCAGCGGTTAGCGGCGGAGATTTGGCCATAAAGGTATTGGTAAGCCTAATAATCATTTCGGCTTTAATCTATATCACTGTTTATGGTTTAAGGGTTATATACCGTAAAAAGAATAGTACCGGCGCTATTTTATCAAAAAAAAGCAGGATTATTCATGTGTTGGAAACAGTTGACCTTGATGCTGGCCATAAGCTCCATGTAGTTAAAATAGGGGATAAGAACCTGATGATAGGTGTTTCTGAACACCAAGTCAATCTCATTGCTGAACTTGATGCTGAAACATGCAATTGTATTTCAGAACAGGATTCCCGGGCATCTGATACCGGTAAGCAAGAAAGCTTTAGATCCATTATTATAAATCATTTCAACCAAATAAAGGGTAAAAAATGTTAG
- the flhA gene encoding flagellar biosynthesis protein FlhA, with protein MKNITQVLVKNTDVLVTILIVSVILMMIVPIPAVLMDGLLGLNIALSLTIFLVCIYTLKPLDFSIFPSLLLVATMFRLSLNISTTRLILLNGYAGKVINAFGSFVVGGNFIVGFVIFLILVIVNFVVITQGANRVAEVAARFTLDALPGKQMSIDADLNAGIITEEEAKLARKEIASQADFYGAMDGASKFVKGDAIAGVIIVVINLLGGLAIGIIQKGMDFNQALRTYSLLTIGDGLISQIPALLISIATGLIVTRATSDSNLSQQISLQFLAQPKAIGIAAGIIFMVGFLPGMPKAAFFILGAILGTVAYFQARKMKRQKQERMMIEEDLKREELEKSSDEIDQVLYLDLIEVELGYNLISLVESAEYGNLSHRIELIKKQITQETGFIVPPIRIRDNMQLDDNGYSIKIKGISVAENKLFVDKLMVLNPANDGFDIKGIDAREPVFGLEARWLESKDKSLAEEKEYTIIDPVTVLVTHLTEVIKENAGEIFGIADVKKLLDKLSKYNPVVVEEVIPKKMELSDLHQILSNLLKERIPIKDLTTILETLLTRSKLTKNIDLLTEYVRQGLARSITDMYQNPPGVLSVIVIDPDIEQRIMDSLKQDEHSIRSVLDPETVTNIMNEIREEAKRVSLQGYTPIVLCLAPVRLHLAQIAERIKSNIVVLSYEEITQEAKIEPIGMIRLRLKQNQGR; from the coding sequence GTGAAAAATATAACACAGGTTCTGGTCAAGAACACTGATGTCTTGGTTACCATATTGATTGTTTCTGTCATCCTGATGATGATAGTACCCATCCCGGCAGTACTGATGGATGGGCTGCTAGGCTTAAATATTGCATTAAGCCTTACCATTTTTTTGGTGTGCATATACACCCTAAAACCCCTGGATTTTTCTATTTTTCCCTCATTGCTGCTGGTAGCTACCATGTTCAGGTTGTCCCTAAATATTTCTACCACCAGATTAATACTTCTAAATGGCTATGCAGGCAAGGTGATAAATGCCTTTGGCAGTTTTGTAGTAGGCGGAAACTTCATAGTGGGCTTTGTTATCTTCCTTATCCTGGTAATAGTTAATTTTGTAGTTATCACCCAGGGGGCTAACCGGGTGGCAGAAGTGGCAGCCAGGTTTACCCTGGATGCCTTACCGGGTAAACAGATGTCCATAGATGCAGACCTGAATGCCGGCATCATAACTGAGGAGGAGGCCAAGCTGGCCAGGAAAGAGATAGCTTCCCAGGCTGATTTTTACGGAGCCATGGACGGAGCTTCAAAATTTGTTAAAGGTGATGCTATAGCCGGTGTCATTATTGTGGTTATCAACCTTTTGGGAGGTTTGGCCATAGGAATTATACAAAAGGGCATGGATTTTAACCAGGCTCTACGCACCTACAGCCTGCTAACTATAGGAGACGGCTTAATTTCCCAGATACCGGCACTGCTGATATCTATTGCCACCGGCCTTATAGTTACCAGGGCCACCTCCGACAGCAATTTGAGCCAACAAATATCGCTGCAGTTTTTAGCCCAGCCCAAAGCTATAGGTATCGCGGCTGGAATAATATTTATGGTGGGGTTTTTGCCGGGTATGCCCAAAGCTGCTTTTTTTATCCTGGGGGCAATATTGGGAACGGTAGCCTATTTCCAGGCCAGGAAAATGAAAAGGCAGAAACAGGAAAGGATGATGATAGAAGAAGACCTAAAAAGGGAAGAGCTGGAGAAGTCTTCTGATGAGATAGATCAAGTCCTTTATTTGGACCTGATAGAAGTGGAACTGGGATATAATCTTATCAGCTTAGTGGAATCAGCAGAATATGGAAACCTTTCCCACCGCATTGAACTGATAAAAAAACAGATAACCCAGGAAACAGGATTTATCGTGCCTCCTATTAGAATTAGGGACAATATGCAGTTGGATGATAATGGTTACAGTATAAAGATTAAAGGTATATCGGTAGCTGAAAACAAATTATTTGTTGATAAATTAATGGTGCTCAATCCTGCCAATGATGGTTTTGATATAAAAGGAATAGATGCCCGGGAACCGGTTTTTGGCCTGGAGGCAAGATGGCTGGAATCAAAAGACAAATCCCTGGCAGAAGAAAAGGAATATACCATCATTGATCCGGTAACGGTATTGGTGACCCATCTAACCGAAGTTATAAAGGAAAACGCCGGTGAGATTTTTGGTATAGCAGATGTGAAGAAATTGCTGGACAAGCTGTCTAAATATAACCCGGTGGTGGTGGAGGAAGTAATTCCCAAAAAAATGGAGCTAAGTGATCTGCACCAGATTCTGAGCAATTTGCTAAAAGAAAGAATTCCCATAAAAGACCTTACTACTATATTAGAAACACTGCTTACCAGGTCCAAACTTACCAAGAATATCGATCTTCTTACTGAATATGTGAGGCAGGGATTAGCCCGCTCTATTACCGATATGTACCAGAATCCGCCGGGAGTGCTGTCGGTTATAGTTATAGATCCGGATATTGAGCAGAGAATAATGGATTCCCTTAAACAGGATGAGCATAGCATTAGGTCAGTACTTGATCCGGAAACAGTGACCAATATCATGAATGAAATAAGAGAGGAAGCAAAAAGGGTATCTTTGCAGGGATATACCCCCATAGTTTTGTGTTTGGCTCCAGTAAGGCTTCACTTGGCGCAAATAGCAGAAAGGATCAAATCCAATATTGTCGTGCTCTCTTACGAAGAAATAACCCAGGAAGCCAAAATAGAGCCTATTGGCATGATTAGGTTAAGGTTAAAGCAAAACCAAGGCAGATAG